Proteins encoded within one genomic window of Bacillus thuringiensis:
- a CDS encoding aminotransferase class I/II-fold pyridoxal phosphate-dependent enzyme, whose protein sequence is MENIPFLRASTVPVIEYLDELKEIDTSHIYTNYGPINQRFEQTIMSGFFQNRGAVTTVANATLGLMAAIQLKKRKKGKYALMPSFTFPATPLAAIWCGLEPYFIDISIEDWYIDKTVLLDKIEELKEEVAIVVPYATFGSWMNLEEYEELEKKGIPVVVDAAPGFGLMNGGMHYGQDFSGMIVYSFHATKPFGIGEGGLIYSKNEEDIQRIKKMGNFGFDTNRECTMMGFNCKMSEYAAAIGIATMKTWDEKLKERTRISEWYKQLLQSNRLMKKGWKLQRTKAVIQQFMPILCPEEVRNIQVIEELKKQKIEARLYFSPSCHQQVFFRNYKSTDLIETNKIAKRIVSLPLWEGMTKEIVEQIVICLGQKVVSADE, encoded by the coding sequence ATGGAGAATATTCCTTTTTTACGTGCTTCAACTGTACCAGTAATTGAGTATTTGGATGAATTGAAGGAAATTGATACATCGCACATATATACGAATTATGGACCTATAAATCAACGTTTTGAACAAACGATTATGTCGGGATTTTTTCAGAACAGGGGAGCTGTTACAACAGTAGCAAACGCAACGTTAGGGTTAATGGCGGCCATTCAACTTAAGAAAAGAAAAAAAGGAAAGTATGCCCTCATGCCTAGTTTTACATTCCCAGCAACTCCATTAGCGGCTATTTGGTGTGGATTGGAACCTTATTTTATTGATATTTCAATAGAAGATTGGTATATAGATAAAACAGTACTTTTGGATAAGATTGAAGAATTAAAAGAAGAGGTTGCGATTGTTGTCCCGTACGCAACGTTTGGCTCATGGATGAACTTAGAAGAATATGAAGAATTAGAGAAGAAGGGGATTCCGGTTGTCGTAGATGCGGCACCGGGATTTGGATTAATGAATGGAGGGATGCATTACGGTCAAGATTTTAGTGGAATGATCGTATATAGCTTTCATGCAACAAAGCCTTTTGGAATTGGTGAAGGAGGGCTCATATATAGTAAAAACGAAGAAGATATACAACGTATTAAAAAAATGGGGAATTTCGGATTTGATACAAATCGTGAATGTACGATGATGGGCTTTAATTGTAAAATGTCTGAATATGCAGCTGCTATTGGGATTGCAACTATGAAAACATGGGATGAAAAATTAAAAGAACGCACCCGTATTTCTGAATGGTATAAACAGTTGTTACAAAGTAATAGATTAATGAAAAAAGGATGGAAACTCCAAAGGACAAAAGCAGTTATTCAACAATTTATGCCTATTCTTTGTCCGGAAGAAGTTCGCAACATACAAGTAATAGAAGAATTGAAAAAACAGAAAATAGAAGCTAGATTATACTTTTCGCCATCATGCCATCAACAAGTTTTTTTTAGAAATTATAAGTCTACAGATTTAATAGAAACGAATAAAATAGCAAAACGAATAGTAAGTTTGCCTTTATGGGAAGGGATGACGAAAGAAATAGTAGAACAAATTGTAATCTGTTTAGGACAGAAGGTGGTGTCGGCAGATGAATAG
- a CDS encoding acyltransferase: MNSFYSQEELKKIGFLSVGKNVLISKKASIYNPGVISVGNHVRIDDFCILSGKITIGSYSHISAYTALYGGEVGIEMHDFANISAKTIVYAVLDDFSGNTLMGPTVQKQYRNVKTEKVILKKHAIIGADSIIFPNVTIGEGTAVGAMSMVKESLEDWYIYAGVPVRKIKPRQRKMLELEIDFLKNIHS; this comes from the coding sequence ATGAATAGTTTTTATAGTCAAGAAGAGCTAAAGAAAATTGGATTTTTATCTGTTGGGAAAAATGTATTGATTAGTAAAAAAGCAAGTATATATAATCCAGGTGTTATATCAGTTGGTAATCATGTAAGAATTGATGATTTTTGCATTTTAAGTGGCAAAATCACAATTGGAAGTTATTCGCATATATCAGCGTATACAGCGTTATATGGAGGGGAAGTTGGGATTGAAATGCATGACTTTGCAAATATCTCAGCTAAAACAATCGTATATGCAGTACTAGATGATTTTAGTGGAAATACTTTAATGGGGCCAACTGTCCAGAAGCAATATAGGAATGTGAAAACAGAAAAAGTTATTTTAAAAAAACATGCGATTATTGGTGCTGATTCTATTATTTTTCCAAATGTAACTATAGGAGAAGGCACGGCAGTAGGTGCGATGAGTATGGTGAAAGAGAGTTTAGAAGATTGGTATATTTATGCTGGAGTTCCCGTAAGAAAAATAAAACCTCGTCAAAGAAAGATGCTAGAGTTAGAAATTGATTTTTTAAAAAACATTCATTCTTAA